One region of uncultured Sulfurimonas sp. genomic DNA includes:
- the tpx gene encoding thiol peroxidase, with product MQTTTFKGSTVNLAGNELKVGDMAPSVIATGTDLSDVEIGGAKDKIQLIITVPSLDTATCAAETRRFNVDVNNLDICETTVVSMDLPFAADRFCSTEGIENLTVASDYINKDVSKAFGVLMDDNKLKGLSARAIFVIDRSGTIVYKEIVAEVTAEPNYEAALDAIKEAR from the coding sequence ATGCAAACAACAACTTTTAAAGGTAGTACAGTAAATTTAGCAGGAAATGAGCTTAAAGTTGGAGATATGGCTCCAAGTGTAATTGCAACAGGGACTGACCTTAGTGATGTAGAAATTGGCGGAGCAAAAGATAAAATCCAACTTATCATAACAGTACCTTCACTAGATACCGCTACTTGTGCGGCTGAGACAAGAAGGTTTAATGTAGATGTAAACAATCTAGATATTTGTGAAACTACAGTAGTTTCTATGGACTTACCATTTGCAGCTGATCGTTTTTGTAGCACTGAGGGGATTGAGAACTTAACTGTTGCTTCTGATTATATTAACAAAGATGTTAGTAAAGCTTTTGGAGTTTTAATGGATGACAACAAACTAAAAGGCTTAAGTGCAAGAGCTATTTTTGTTATAGATAGAAGTGGAACTATTGTTTATAAAGAAATCGTAGCAGAAGTAACAGCTGAACCAAACTATGAAGCTGCGCTAGATGCTATAAAAGAAGCTAGATAA
- the exbD gene encoding TonB system transport protein ExbD, with the protein MPKCKKQQKRFDQINVIPFIDIMLVLLVMVLTTATFIKQGIIPVELPEAKASKKEDLQKEINVYVNSKGEMFIDKEKLDAKKLEARLSQIDKKQTVVLRSDKESRFQDFVTVMDILKRLKHEQLYIVTKE; encoded by the coding sequence ATGCCTAAGTGTAAAAAACAGCAAAAAAGATTTGATCAGATAAATGTTATACCATTTATCGACATCATGCTCGTTCTTTTAGTTATGGTTTTAACTACAGCTACTTTCATAAAACAAGGTATTATCCCAGTAGAGCTTCCTGAAGCAAAAGCTTCTAAAAAAGAGGATCTTCAAAAAGAGATAAATGTTTATGTAAATTCTAAAGGCGAGATGTTTATAGATAAAGAGAAGCTAGATGCTAAAAAACTTGAGGCAAGACTATCTCAAATAGATAAAAAACAAACAGTAGTTCTTAGAAGTGACAAAGAGTCAAGATTTCAAGATTTTGTAACTGTTATGGATATTTTAAAACGTTTAAAACACGAGCAGTTATACATAGTTACCAAAGAGTAG